AGGTAAGTTAAACAAAAGGCTAAGGCAATGTTAAGGATAAAGCCAAAGTGAAGTTGACAATAAGGCTAAGGTAGGTAAGTAGAATTAGGTTAAAGGTATGGATAAAGTTTAGAGTAAAGGATAATTAGAAATAAAGTTAAGGTAAAATTATGATACATTTATGGATTAAGGTTATGGTAAGGCTAAGGAAAAGCTACATCCTCCACACCCACAACAACTTGTATTACCTTACCTCCATCAAGGAGATTATGTCATCATTAACTGTGCTTGTCTGCAGTTTTCGATACAACctgaagtttttatttttatgatagaTAGGATGACATTCTGAGAATCCACCCATTCCTAGCATCATACAAAACTCCACATTCTTGGTCATATATTGCCATAATGTATAACGCCGTAATGTATCCCTATACTCCAGTacagttagatttttttttttttttaattagtttgaTACCCTTTTAAAAAGATCTCTCAAAAGAtgtctagtggttagcacgtgtgCCTCACTGTTATGAAGTTCGGAGTTCTAATCTTGGTTCTTGCCGTGCTGTgcggaatttgcatgttctccctgaacatgtgtgggttttcttcctcccacattcccaaaccATCTTCGGTTTACTGAAGGctccaaattgtccgtaggtgttaatgtaaatggttgtttgactacatgtgccttgtgattgactggcgacaaaTCCAGTCAGCTTGGActcaatgaggacaagcgctacagaaaaaaAGGATGTCAAATGACAACTTCAGCATACGAGAATAGGCACCTTGTTTGAGCGCTCTGGCTGTCCGTTCCTTCATGTCACTGGCCGACGCTCTCTTGTTGGGATCCTTCTGCAGTCCCGCTTTGATCACCTCCGCCGTGAAGGTGCTGCAGCCGGGCGGGATCTCTCGGAGCGGTGGCGGCTCGTTGGCTATCTGTTAACAATGTAGGTTTAAAAAGCTACATACATCATAGTATGTGAGTGCTTGCATGGCAGTGATGTCTTGTACTTATGTTCTACCTacttttggatttgtttttctgacgactttttTACTTTACCTCctacatttcaaaacatatATCTGTACGTATTACTCCTTACTTTGCCCAAATAGGCTCGTTACTTACTTCAACCTCCGTAAGTGACTTACGATACGACGTCAAAAATGTGGAGAGAGTTGACGTCAACGCAGTTcagattttgattgattgagtgaGGTTAGAAAAACAGGGACAAAGTGACAGAGGATCATGAACCAAGGGAACATTAATATTTGACAACAACGATGCAATagatttggagaagcaagatagtctccatccatttcctcatttaagagaattgtttgatgttttcaGTTCCAAGTATAATACATGACAAATATGTTGTGGGTTGTCCCAGCCTCAAAATCACCAGCATCtgatgtagaaaaaaataaaaataaaatctaaatataaatataaagctGAGGTGTACTTTTTCAATTATtgtcattagctaatttagcattttgtgttACTCAACTCAAAATGTTATCAAAGCTAAGGGAACAGGTTGTTTTTATAGCgtgttaatttatatatatatatatatatatatatatatatatatatataattatatatatatatatatttttttttttcccctccctacTCTTAccggagtctttttttttttttttttgtaaaccaaTTATCTGAACTTCTACTAGTACAAATTGTAGGTATTTTTACCACCTGTGTTGTACGGTACCTTCAGGAAGAGTCTACAGGTGTAATATCTGGTCCAAGGCTGACAACCGTTGAGCATGTGCAGTAACATGCAGCAGCTGCTCCACACATCTGCTTTGGCTCCGCGGGGTTCACCCCTCACCATTTCGGGGGCCATGTGCGTCTCAGTGCCCTTCAGGTCTGTGTTCAACAAGCCGGCCAACAGTGAGAAGCACGACAGATGCCATATTTTTGGCGGTCCGTCACTGGACGGTCCTACCTAGGGATCCACTGAGACTTTGACCGCCAGTGTCCAATCTTTCGGCGTGGCCAAAGTCGCACAGGAAGGAGTCTCTGCCGTCCTCGGACAGCAACACATTGTCGGCTGAgggacaaaggaaaaaaataaaaaataatcgaGCTTGGGTGACTTCCATGACTTGTGCATACTTGAAGGGAAGTTTAATTGGAAACAGAGCAGCTGCACACGGCCAGAAAGACCAGGGAGAAAAATAAGAAAGGGACAGCTGCAGTAGAAAAGCTACAAGTAAAAGCAATTTTCGTGTCATTTACTTTAAGTTTATGCACCTTTTACTTATCTTCTTTCTGTCATTGCACACCTCTTTTCTCTCACTGACTTCCTGCTCTTcataaccccccccccttcgctctcgctctctcgcacTTTTTTTGCCGCCGCGCATGCGCCTTGGCCTCCCAGCAGCAGATGAGTCACTGTGGGAAATTCCCAAAACCCTCTGCCGCTGTCCTCACGCTCGGTCACAGGTGTTGTAAATCCATGTGAGACGAGACGTCCAGATGACAGCTAATTAAAGTTAGACCTGTTGTTGTACTCTTGATACCATTCTCAAACTATTTAGGCACAGGAATACAGTATGCCTATAAATATGTTGATTACAGGAATGACGTACAGAGATGGATGCAGTAGATCGgtagatttgtttgtttgtacggtatctctcgctctctctctatcCATCTGTCCGTCTATCCGTTCATCCATCCCACTTTTCACCCGTATCCTGAACACCGGGGAGGGGACGGTAAAACACAATGATGCTCACGAAGAGTTGCTGTCAACCACAGCTcatgcccagacactcacacgcagacttgTCAATATCATCCGCCACCCCACCACAGATACTACCAGTATTTCCTCAAAATTTTTTAAGCttgcaattaattttttttacacttgttcaaatatgtttacaatgtgaTTAAAACACATCTTTTAAttggtttaaatgtgtttaaataatgtgggaggagtaaagctggataaaaaaatatatggtctCATATTGCAGATCTATTTTGGGTGTGTCTGAAACGCATACCCTGTGAAAAAcaggttcactgtactgtatatcacataCAAGAATGTCACTCAGTAGAATTGATGGATTAAAACAATATGCTGTAGTTGGAGAGCCATATTTGTGTCTGTTTGgtagttagcaggctacttcctggtttagGAAGGACGGTGAACAGGCGGCTTTGACGGGTAGGAAGTGCCATTTTGATTCTGTGGCGGTGTGCCATTaatgcatgaaaataaatgcctttTTCCAGATTCTCACCACAACGTCTTGCAAGGTCAAACTGTGAACAAGAATTTCCGGAGACTAGAGTCATATTACAGtatctgtttgtttgtcagttagcaggctacttcctggttcatgaaGGATGATGAACAGGCCGTTTTGATGCTTTGATTCCTGTCTCTCCACCTTTGTCCAGATTCTCACAATACATAATGGCTTCGTCCTCGATGCCTAGTGGAAATCATTTCCCCATTTGTGGGTATAACTACACATCACAATAAAACAAGACTTTTACAGAGTCCTACATGCAACGGACACAGATTTGGACATTTAATCACATCTGCACCAAAACTGCATAGGTGCGTTCTAATCCCGTGCCCCACTCAGCCACAAGGTGATGCATGGGtaacaaaataattgaaaaagaaaatgtcacagATACCTTTGACATCAAGATGCACCACTTTTTTCTTGGCCAGATATTCCAGTGCTGTCGCGACTTGCAACAGGTAGTAGAGGCTCAGCTCCTCTGGTAGCCGCCCGCGCTGCCTTATCAGCTGCCCCAGCGAGCCTGGTCGGACACACCGTCTTATTATTTAGCAGGATTATTGCAGCGGGGTTCGATAAGCGCTTACCGGATTTGTGGTCCATGAGAAAGAAAACATAAGGCCCGTCTCGAACAATTCCAAAGAGCTCCAGGATGCGAGGAGATCGGAGGGCACTCCACGTGCTCGCCTCCTCGCTGTTGAACCTCTTCAGGGCGATCTGGAAGGAGGAAGACATTAAACAAAAATCCAAAGTGGGCAATGAATTGCTGATTCTTCCGTGTTACCTTTTTGACAGCAAACCTGAAGCCCGTGTTGACATCTCGGCCTCTGTGGACTTCGCCATAGCAGCCTTCCTTGATAAACTCTGACAGGACAAACTCCCTCCCTTCCTTATACTCTGAATCAACAGGCTGGATGTTCTGATGTTGGAAAAGGCAAATTAGTTTACATAGAAGTAGTAAGTAAAGGGGACATAGTTTGGACAATGAGTTATTGTTTATATCTGTATGTATGAAGTTCTCCCTGCACagttaaaaatgtctttatgaACAACTCGTTTTCTTTCTCACTCTGGGCTCTGCATGAAAGAAGCCGCTGAAGTAGCAAGGCACAGGTTGCGccatcagtcgtcatggtaacgacaGCTGGACTCGCCATCGGCCGAGCAGTCTGTGGGGCAGGATGAGGGCTCGTTTTACGGGCCGATCTGGCTAATGCAAGTCATTAGACAGAAGACAAACTAATTTCTCCATGGCAGGAAATATGCTGCAAAGCCCTTCCATAGCCTGGCCTAATCGAAAAAAGGTGCTTTGccagcatcttgtggcatttgaAGGCAATCACAAACCCTTCTGGGTGGGTGCTATTTGTGGCAGGCCTCGGTTCCTAGCGGGGATTCACTGTAGGTGAATTCATGAATAGTGAACCGCGAATATGTGGGGGGGTTTACTGGATGTCTGTGATTCTTCATTGTGGGGGTATTTTAAACAACGCATGCCGCatacatgttattaagacacctgtgtattgttttaattgactaaatttacAAAAGAACTAACATCGTTATAAAAAATTATCCCCTCGTTGTCAGCAGACTGGTCGGATTGCCACttgtcttcttcctcctcccacGCGGCACGCTCCACCTCTTTGAAGAAGGGCCCCGCGTAACACGGGTCGCCCTGGCTGACGCTGCCTCGCAGGCCGGCGAGGGCCAGCGAACAGTCGCCGGCGCTGCTGAGCGAGTCGCTGTCCGGCCCGGAGGAGTGGAGGCTGCGCAGGGTGCCAGGGAATGTTTTGGTACAGGCCAGCGGGGAGCAGCTGGAGCCTATGTTGTGGAGCTTTGCGCAATAGAGAGGGGGCGCTACATCCTGCTCTTCTGAGCCTTCCACGCTGCTGCAGCACGAAGAACTGAGGGGGCTCCTTCTTCCTCGCAGCGAATGATCCTATAAGAGTGGAAAAGCATGATGATTTCCTTGAATTGTGGCCTCTGTCTTATTTCATTCTATTTTGACGTGACATGTATTGCAAtatatccctccatccattttccatgcgGCTgaactagagcctatcccagctgactttgggcatcctttcgcccaaaatcagctggactggttgccagccaatcgcagggcacacatacagtagacaaacaaccacttatTTAAACCTGTGGACATCTTGAATTAATTTCACCTTTAAGTTTTATTCTAGAAATGGTTAATcaacatgtatttattcattttctctttaaataattggttaactaaaatattgtaaataataaacaataacagTTGAAACAATGTACTTGTAtgtaaataattggttgattaatTATAAGCAAATGCATTGTAaccactaaaataaaaaatgagtgaAATATGATGTTAttaatatgaattattatttgataCTGTGTCGTGTCGAGCTACGTCGACACGACAGGTGGGTGTTTGCTGTTGCATCCAATAGGAGAAGGGTTGGCAGAATGATTTCAGAGCGGTAACAACATTAGACCAACAAGCAGGAAAAGCATTCATGCTACTTCCTGCTAGGCTGCTAGGCAACCACTTTCAAACATGGGCGCCCTCGTCCCTGCGCCCTGCCCCGCGGTGAACACCACGAAtttaacatgtatgtttttggaaggaTTAAGGATTAAGGTTAAACCCATtgtaatacatatattttaattgattataaagtaattattaattaatacaaTATTATTAAGACACAACTGTTCAAATAAAGGCTTTGCTTCTAATAGGCACTTAGGCCAGTAaagggacaaaagtattgggttATCTGACCATTGTGGGGTTGACATGGAAGACAATCCCGGCCCATTGGAAAAATGCAAGgttaaatttgaattatttttatttattttgatttttcaaaataCTTATTCATGAAGCTGTTTTTGAAGATTGTAAATATGAATGACTTGTCTGCTGTTAATATTTTGGAAGCTGGTAGCTTAAATAGATAATAAAATTAGGGTGGGCTTCAATAAGCATTTTGCTTCTGCCTGTGCCAGTTCTGTCACCACTCAGTATGTGTTTGTTAAAGTGTCTGTATTGTGAAATATGTTGCTGTATGGTGACTGAATAAAAATACTACCCCTACTACAACtattactgctactactacttttGTCCACTAAATTAGCCCAATGTACTTACTTGGACGTGCTCCAGGGAACTCCCACTCTCCTGTTCAGGGACTCCAGAGGGCACTGCGGTATATGTGTGGTATTTGATATGTAGCTTCTCCTCCTCTTTCGTCTTCTTCTCCCATGGGACTTTTTTCCGGCCTTTGCGCTTCACTCTTTTCCGGGTCTTCTTCTTTGGGCAGAGCGGGGCCGGGGCCTGGACGGAGGCCGAGGTCGGACAAGCCACGTTGTTGTGCTCCGGCTGAAGACTGAAGCGAAAGTATGGCTTCAAACAATGCTACTTCTGTTGTGATATGACATTTGAAGTGTGAATGATACCTGACGACAAAACAGCTAGAGGGAACGTAGAAACGCTCAAAGCAGGACGGACTAAACTCCTGGGAGTCCTGGGTTTCACCTGGAGGAGAGTGCCATGTTAGATAATAATAGTTTTGAATATTTCGCCATTATGGAATCTTCACAATTACATTCAGCCTGCGCGATGAAGGGGGAGCTCTTCAGCGGCGTCTCTCCGACTTGCTCGGCAGTGCCCTGAGTCAGCACTTTGTTCAACAGCGGGCTCAAACGTGCGATGTAGTCCCCTTTGTCGCTTCTCCactgctcttcctcctcctcctcttctccctgttgctgctgctgctgtttttgctGTTGGTGATGCTGCTGTGTCCCTTTCTCCACCACTGTGCATTTTGGGTACGAGGCCTTCAGATCAGCCAGCGGCGACCCAGAGAACGGGGCGGTGGAGTTGAAGATCCTCTGCCTCACCGCCATGTCTGCTCCTGCACGATTTGGCAAATACAAGTGTGCAGTTATTGCATGTTAGtagagttttgtgttttatggtgaGTGAAACTACGAAGATTAGAATTTCTCACAATTAAGCATTGCACATTtgtcttttatactgtatatagttcatatttggtagcaatcagacaaaTTCCCTCGAAAACGGTCTTTAAAGCACTTGACATGGTCAACATGGTACACTTCCTGTCCGTTTTTAtacatgggttcttgagactttttgtgggtctacttatgatcgacgtctaccaaatttcatgttgctaagcaGGGATGCAccgattccattttttttttttagatcgagtactgtattttcacgaccataaggcgcacttaaaagtcttaaagtttctccaaaatggatggggtgccttataatgcggcgcaccttatgtgtgcaccgagtttcaaaatctgtaaatgttcttgtgtgactttaatgagcgctccgcttgactgactgggagaatttcctgccgacacactgcttatatagaggaaggcggacgggACTGAGGACAGCAAGCGGACATTAGGGGATGGGTGTGCGTGATAGAGGAGGCTAAAGtcacacccccagtaggtatatagttccggtatgtgcatcggtttggctaagggcccccgaagcacagtttaaactgcaagctattagttatgtggaggaacatgggaatcgagcagccgcgagagaattcaacatcaacgaatccatggttcacaagtggaggaagcaggaaatcGAGCTTCGCCATGTCAAGACGAAGgtgagtttccgtggaaaaaaagaaaaagaaaacgcggaaccaaggcgaggtggccaaCTCGGGCattggattaatgagcaaagaacaaccAGGAGGAGCGTCtatacagtcaccattcgactgattCCGGGAGgtttgacgaaccgctggacatccgtgtaaacagggcgttcaaagtgaagttgtgagcggcgtgagccatggatgacagatggcgaacacagctttactaagacgaggaggcagcgccgggcgaattacgccagaatttgtgaatggattttggatgcttgggctaccgtgtctgcttgcactgttgttcgagctttcgtaaaagccggcatcatttctgaggagccgcacggcaacgagactgactcagacaatgtcgagagggaacctggcgtgttttatggagaacttgcccagctgttcatttcggatacagaagatgaggactttgatggctTTGTGGATGAgtattgatcaaaaaataacgtgagtacattgttaaatacttcaataaagtacaaccgaactcagttttgctcccgctgcctttttaaaaacattgttttagcgtgcatgcatgctaccgtatgttttaagctagcgtatgttttattATGCCTGGGCCCAGTAataccttatgtatgtgttaaataaaaaaatagaccccataactgagactgcaccttttaatacactgcaccttatggtcgtgaaaatacggtacttaaaTTTGAGTACCCGCGGATACCGTGTACTGAAGTTGATAATGCGATTACATCTTGCAATTATGacgaaaatgtattttactttaatcaaatattgctcaaatttaaattcattaattacaaatattgtttttgtttctttacagGTCCCCATTGCAACTGTCACTTGTCCTGGAAAACAAACCCAAGAGCTCAGAGGACATTTATTATGTGTGTTGACTTGACTCAGCGACACGGACATTTCCACAACaggaagcaaaaaataaataaataaataaataaatgaaaaaaaaataaaataaaaaagagaaaaaaaaaagtccaacttCAGAACGGCAGACAAACCACATCAATGACCATTTTTAGGGCTTTTGTTTGTAATCATTCTCCTCCAAACATATACATTGTTTAAGTTTAtgataacaaaatgtttttgggtgggTAGAGACAACACAGGAAACTCAGTCGAGCCTGGTGAGGAGCGTTTTGACGTTGAATAAATCAAGCGCTTGGTTTCAGTTCGGGGAAGTGCATGACACTTAAGCCACAAACAATGAACAACTACTTCTCATCTCGGCATGTTGCATCACACACTCAAGCCATTAGTGCACACACTGTATGCATTGAGATAGCGACTCAGATCTCACTCAAGACCGCAACGGGAATGACATCAGCCGCATGCAGACACATGTTATATTCCAATGCAGTCGGTCGAGTGAGGTCATTACCTTCTGCTGCTGCAGAACAAAGCGATCAAAGTGTGGCTTCCTTCCCAAGGCACACCCCGAACCAGCGGAAAGAACGAAGACGGAGAGAGCCGCcacacaaaaaccaaaaacctgCAAAACACTTTGAGAGAATGTGTCTCTGAGCTGACGTCTCCTTCTACATGGGTTTAACTAGCAATAAGGTGCAAGCGGCTCCTGTTCTTTGTGCTCTTGAAGctgactgctgctgctgcgctcCTTTACTCCTTTGGTAGGAGGAGTCTGGCGACTTAGGGGAAACGCATCGCCTCAACCTATTTGGCAGAACACACTCAATGGCTCttccgtggaaaaaaaaaaaggaaaaaaaaaagtgtgccgTCTCGCTGCGACAATAGCGAAATTAGGTCTACTTGTATTAACATCTAAAAGGAGACTTTATGCATTTTGCTCACCATTTAAAAGAGTTTTCAGGCTTCCTAATAAAAGGTTTCATCAAGGATCAACAATACAGCCACATTTTTCACCTTATTTTGCTATTAGAGCGATGAACGAATCAGTGGTTATTCGAATTGACTCACGAGTCGCCTGAAAAAACTAATCCTGAATCATAATTTTCCCATTTGAAATTATGTCATACCATATAGAAGGAACATATTAGCATAATAGCAATAAATAACAGTGAATTAAAAGAAATACCTGCTGTTCCTGCTTTTCGCGCCTAGGCCTCTTCGGGGCAGTGTGGGGCATGCCACGGGATACACACTTATGttaagacaaaacaaataacagaagaagaaagttgcaattgaactttatttatataacctgtttttcacagattaggaagaatatatgcctgtgagtattgttatattacctgtctgtatgtgctACTGCAACATTTGTGTGTGACTATTAGTTATTTGAATGTAAATCGCTCCCGTAACTTCTAATGCAAATTTTTGATACCCATCAATAGGGGTTTCAATTGCATTCTAGCAATCATGCTGGCGATGTTTCTAgaaatatgttttgtatttataaatacaaggtgtgtcattttgtgttgttgtgtgtttagtttgCTGCAAGCAACAAAGGTGTATTCAGGGTGCTTTTGCAACGCAGGAACTTCTATACACAAACCGCACGGTTTGGCACATTAATCGCttattataatgtttttatgattgtgAGAAGCCACAATCAAAATCACGATTAAATTTTGATGAATTGACCAACCCTACTATAGTCCTATGCATCTTTGTTTTAAGATTCTAGATTCCCATTCCTCGAGACCATTTCTAAAGGATAAAAGATCAAACTTCCGagtaaatgtaaataacatCTTGAATTTTAGAGGTGACCCTAGCAATAAATGCAACTGCACTATCCAATGGAATACAACATTGGACTGCAAACAACAgtcacaataatgtttttaaatgaaggctCTTGCATTATGAGTGCACTGTTGACTTAAACTCCGCATAGCGACAGTGGCTATCTTGAGCTAACTTGTGGCGCATGCACACACCCACAGAGATTAATGAAATTCCAAAGGCCTTAGTAATAGTAGTGAAAAAGGGGCTCGATTTAcagtctctctcacacacacacacacacacacactgtgctgCATTCCACAAAGGACACTTGACAACATTTGTAAACGTTTAATCAATAACTAATTGATGATAATTATACAACAATGTAACTTTGACGTTTACTGTCTCATATGTATTGCTGGTTTGCGGCAGAAAAAAGTTGTATGGGTGAATATGGAGTCTCTCAACTATGTTATTTAAGGGTCAAGATTAAGGGTCCCCCGATCAGGGTTTTATGCTGCCGATTCTGATACCGATCATCAATGAGTGAGATCTGCTGATCACAGGCGATACCATTCAtatggattagctgtaaattttcaatttatttatggtgagtGGCGTTGGCTCGATGAGCcgacatgtttgtttgggtttgcatTGCAGGTGCTGCACGCCTCCACAATGTCAGAATCATAATCagatcagaatcaaaatcatctttatttcccaagtatgtccaaaaaaaacacacacaaggaatttgtgacGGGGGATGCTACACTAGGGCTGGTtgattatgggaaaaaaataataatcacaattattttgattgatattgaaatcacaattaataaacacgattattaatttcttttaaaaccATG
This Phycodurus eques isolate BA_2022a chromosome 16, UOR_Pequ_1.1, whole genome shotgun sequence DNA region includes the following protein-coding sequences:
- the map3k14a gene encoding mitogen-activated protein kinase kinase kinase 14; the protein is MAVRQRIFNSTAPFSGSPLADLKASYPKCTVVEKGTQQHHQQQKQQQQQQGEEEEEEEQWRSDKGDYIARLSPLLNKVLTQGTAEQVGETPLKSSPFIAQAECETQDSQEFSPSCFERFYVPSSCFVVSLQPEHNNVACPTSASVQAPAPLCPKKKTRKRVKRKGRKKVPWEKKTKEEEKLHIKYHTYTAVPSGVPEQESGSSLEHVQDHSLRGRRSPLSSSCCSSVEGSEEQDVAPPLYCAKLHNIGSSCSPLACTKTFPGTLRSLHSSGPDSDSLSSAGDCSLALAGLRGSVSQGDPCYAGPFFKEVERAAWEEEEDKWQSDQSADNEGIIFYNDNIQPVDSEYKEGREFVLSEFIKEGCYGEVHRGRDVNTGFRFAVKKIALKRFNSEEASTWSALRSPRILELFGIVRDGPYVFFLMDHKSGSLGQLIRQRGRLPEELSLYYLLQVATALEYLAKKKVVHLDVKADNVLLSEDGRDSFLCDFGHAERLDTGGQSLSGSLDLKGTETHMAPEMVRGEPRGAKADVWSSCCMLLHMLNGCQPWTRYYTCRLFLKIANEPPPLREIPPGCSTFTAEVIKAGLQKDPNKRASASDMKERTARALKQVGGVRSPWSRSYMQPLYITNKPPDSLPAQREDEEELKTDRSAIVQLNDSDEDEADACERGTHFALNQSKNRIPDTVPELELRKLERDFYLSSLSQLHSAEMQEQLLSCLSSDTYSNRDPWDKKDSGRWSLSPADDCSSGVCSDSSQPDGQQSVSLELLGHSLPQPCCFQGVDVCIRDFNGTTIQIRETRRVKVGHIATGISDQISERVFTLETQLGCTVAHDEEVQESGLNLCCVLAPDFSASWKWRIRDGALETR